The Teredinibacter sp. KSP-S5-2 genome includes a window with the following:
- a CDS encoding LysR family transcriptional regulator: MIERIHLSILRAIETQGSLTAAADSLHLTQSALSHSIKKLERQVGVVLWEKDGRAIRLTQAGHYLLKSANRLLPQFEHIDSVLNQFAKGEKGSLRIGMECHPCYQWLLRVVEPYLEQYSGIDVDVKQRFQFGGLAALFNYDIDVLVTPDPLQKKGVNFYPVFDYELVLVTSNKHNLAVKKSVVAEDLANEVLLTYPVETARLDLFTQFLLPASVSPKKVKTIEATEVMLQMVAAGRGVAALPSWLAEDYADKLAISRVRCGKAGIHKAIHLGIRDGEERFQHVQSFLALAKNTRFRQ; encoded by the coding sequence ATGATTGAACGTATCCATCTGTCTATCCTAAGAGCAATCGAGACTCAGGGCTCCCTGACTGCGGCTGCGGACAGCCTGCATTTAACTCAATCGGCCTTGAGTCATTCCATCAAAAAACTGGAACGGCAGGTGGGGGTGGTGTTGTGGGAAAAAGATGGCCGTGCTATTCGCCTCACGCAAGCCGGCCATTACCTGTTGAAGTCCGCCAACAGGCTTCTACCCCAGTTTGAGCATATTGATAGTGTGCTGAATCAGTTCGCCAAAGGGGAAAAAGGCAGCTTGCGAATCGGCATGGAATGTCACCCCTGTTATCAGTGGTTACTCCGGGTGGTTGAACCCTACCTGGAGCAGTATTCGGGGATAGACGTGGATGTGAAGCAGCGCTTTCAGTTTGGTGGTTTGGCTGCGTTGTTTAACTACGATATTGATGTTTTGGTTACCCCGGACCCGCTACAGAAAAAAGGGGTAAATTTTTACCCGGTATTTGATTACGAATTAGTCCTCGTCACCAGTAATAAGCATAATTTGGCTGTTAAGAAAAGCGTTGTCGCGGAAGATTTGGCCAATGAAGTCTTACTGACTTATCCTGTAGAAACAGCAAGGTTAGATTTGTTCACACAATTTTTGCTGCCGGCCAGTGTCAGCCCCAAAAAAGTAAAAACGATTGAGGCCACGGAAGTTATGTTACAGATGGTGGCTGCTGGACGAGGGGTTGCTGCACTGCCGAGTTGGTTGGCTGAAGATTATGCCGATAAGCTGGCGATTAGCCGAGTTCGATGTGGTAAAGCGGGAATTCATAAAGCGATTCATCTTGGTATCCGGGATGGCGAGGAGCGGTTTCAACATGTTCAGAGTTTTCTGGCGTTAGCAAAAAATACGCGTTTCCGTCAGTGA
- a CDS encoding DNA polymerase beta superfamily protein — translation MPSINSSIKLEILDLLDFIEKEYGVIIFHAAENGSRAWDFSTPDSDYDVRFFYHHPLDKYLSPFERKETIELPITDGLDISGWDLKKCIRLLYRGNASAYERLHSPIIYRNHERKFHALGSFAHDHFNPASAFHHYLSLARKTLGADSIEVSSKTFLHTIRFVLCAKHIQESNTIPPVSLKVLSEQQLDSNSQKALYILINNRQEEEAIFSSHPLWHFCVDTFQLLAEKIVKEKPQLNTTPYENIFRHILKIPG, via the coding sequence ATGCCTTCGATTAATAGCAGTATTAAGCTGGAAATCCTCGATTTACTGGATTTTATTGAAAAAGAATATGGGGTTATTATTTTTCATGCTGCCGAGAACGGCAGCCGGGCCTGGGATTTCTCAACGCCTGACAGCGACTACGATGTCCGCTTCTTTTATCATCACCCGCTTGATAAGTACCTATCGCCCTTTGAGCGTAAAGAGACAATCGAACTCCCCATTACCGATGGCCTTGATATTTCGGGCTGGGACTTAAAGAAATGTATACGCTTACTTTATCGTGGAAACGCGAGTGCATATGAGCGGCTGCATTCACCGATTATTTATCGTAATCACGAACGAAAATTTCATGCCCTGGGCTCTTTTGCCCACGATCATTTTAATCCCGCATCAGCATTCCATCATTACCTGTCCCTAGCACGGAAAACATTGGGGGCCGACAGTATCGAGGTATCTAGCAAGACGTTTTTACATACCATTCGTTTTGTTCTTTGTGCGAAACATATACAGGAGAGCAATACTATTCCTCCCGTATCACTGAAGGTACTCAGTGAACAACAACTGGACAGCAACTCACAGAAAGCCCTCTATATACTCATCAACAACAGGCAGGAAGAAGAAGCCATTTTCTCTTCTCATCCACTATGGCATTTCTGCGTAGATACCTTCCAGCTACTAGCAGAAAAAATCGTTAAAGAAAAACCACAATTAAACACAACGCCATACGAGAATATTTTCCGTCACATACTAAAAATACCTGGATAA
- the metE gene encoding 5-methyltetrahydropteroyltriglutamate--homocysteine S-methyltransferase, with translation MITTHNLGFPRIGPKRELKFALESYWRGDISQQQLEQTGLKIRQQNHARHRQLSFTQTGDFSFYDQVLDTSFLLGNVDNQYKKDNVTELDSYFRIARGRSSCDDSCACFRAGEMTKWFDTNYHYIVPEVSANTHFTLSPTRLLKQVEEAQLAGNQVKPVLIGPLTYLWLSKTTDNSNKLNLVDRIIPVYAQLLQLLAEKGITWVQIDEPILVTELTDEWKHALQKTYHSLKASNIQILLATYFGQLRENLQLACELPVAGIHVDTINARDEVKKVIDWLPVHKVLSLGVIDGRNIWKTDLIKTIHWLQPIYQKLRERLWLAPSCSLLHVPVDLSVEENLAEEIKPWLAFAEQKLEELQLLAHALTSGEDSIQDVLALNQEAIENRKYSRRVNKQEITNQLLKVPELSGYRQTPYAVRAEKQKNTLRLPLLPTTTIGSFPQTSDIRQTRKRFKNQEITTHDYRSSMQKEIQQAVSQQEELGIDVLVHGEAERNDMVEYFAEHLEGYIFTQFGWVQSYGSRCVKPPIIYGDISRPEAITTEWASYAQSLTDKPVKGMLTGPVTMLNWSFVRDDQPLSQTCYQLALAIRQEVFDLENKGIQIIQIDEAALREGLPLRKSDWQSYLTWAVKAFRICVNGIKDETQIHTHMCYSEFNDIIEFIGQMDADVITIETSRSQMELLQAFDDYHYPNEIGPGVYDIHSPNTPNAESIVKLIRLAAEKIPVNRLWINPDCGLKTRRWEEVIPALTHMVNAAKQLRQELA, from the coding sequence ATGATCACAACACATAACTTGGGCTTCCCCCGCATAGGCCCCAAAAGAGAACTTAAATTCGCCCTCGAATCCTATTGGCGCGGAGATATTTCTCAGCAGCAACTTGAACAAACCGGTCTGAAAATTCGACAACAAAACCACGCTCGCCACAGGCAGCTCAGTTTTACCCAGACCGGCGATTTTTCATTTTACGATCAAGTTCTGGATACCAGCTTTCTGCTGGGTAATGTCGACAATCAATACAAAAAAGATAATGTTACAGAGCTGGACAGCTACTTCCGCATAGCGCGAGGTCGGTCCAGTTGTGATGACAGCTGTGCCTGTTTTCGAGCTGGCGAAATGACCAAATGGTTTGATACCAATTACCACTATATTGTCCCCGAAGTTTCGGCAAACACACATTTCACCCTGAGCCCAACCCGCTTGCTAAAACAGGTGGAAGAAGCACAACTCGCTGGCAACCAAGTAAAACCGGTTTTGATTGGCCCGCTAACTTACCTTTGGTTAAGTAAAACAACCGACAACAGCAATAAGCTCAATCTGGTTGACAGGATTATTCCTGTTTATGCCCAATTACTGCAGTTGCTTGCGGAAAAAGGCATAACCTGGGTGCAAATAGATGAACCCATTTTGGTTACAGAGCTTACCGACGAATGGAAACATGCATTACAAAAAACCTATCATTCTCTTAAAGCCAGCAACATCCAAATTTTATTGGCCACCTACTTCGGTCAACTCAGGGAAAACCTGCAGCTCGCCTGTGAATTACCCGTTGCTGGCATACATGTCGACACCATTAATGCCCGCGATGAAGTTAAAAAAGTTATTGATTGGCTTCCCGTTCACAAGGTGTTGTCTCTAGGCGTTATTGATGGACGCAACATCTGGAAAACAGATTTAATCAAAACCATTCATTGGCTGCAGCCGATTTATCAAAAGCTTCGGGAGCGATTATGGCTGGCACCATCATGCTCGCTGTTGCATGTTCCCGTTGATTTATCCGTAGAAGAAAATCTCGCAGAAGAAATCAAACCCTGGCTTGCGTTTGCTGAGCAAAAGCTGGAGGAGTTACAACTTTTGGCTCATGCTCTGACATCTGGAGAAGACTCAATTCAAGATGTATTAGCGTTAAATCAGGAAGCCATTGAGAATAGAAAATATTCCCGCAGAGTCAACAAGCAGGAAATCACTAATCAGCTGCTCAAAGTCCCTGAGCTATCCGGCTATCGGCAGACACCATATGCCGTTCGAGCGGAAAAACAGAAGAACACGCTACGTTTACCACTGCTCCCCACAACCACCATTGGTTCATTTCCGCAAACCAGCGATATTCGTCAAACACGAAAACGATTTAAGAATCAGGAAATCACAACGCATGACTACCGTTCCAGCATGCAAAAAGAAATTCAGCAAGCGGTCAGTCAACAAGAAGAGTTAGGCATCGATGTTTTGGTTCACGGCGAAGCCGAGCGCAATGATATGGTGGAATACTTTGCTGAGCATCTGGAAGGCTACATATTTACCCAGTTTGGCTGGGTGCAATCTTACGGCTCGCGCTGCGTCAAGCCACCGATTATTTATGGCGATATCTCAAGGCCTGAAGCCATTACCACTGAGTGGGCGAGCTACGCCCAATCCTTAACAGACAAACCTGTAAAAGGCATGCTTACCGGACCGGTCACCATGCTCAACTGGTCGTTTGTTCGTGATGATCAACCGCTTAGCCAAACCTGTTATCAACTTGCCCTGGCGATTCGACAAGAAGTTTTTGACCTGGAAAACAAGGGTATTCAGATAATTCAAATTGATGAAGCTGCGTTACGGGAAGGTTTGCCTTTGCGTAAAAGTGACTGGCAAAGTTACTTAACCTGGGCGGTCAAGGCGTTTCGGATTTGTGTTAATGGGATAAAAGACGAAACACAAATACACACTCATATGTGTTATTCGGAGTTTAACGACATTATTGAGTTTATAGGTCAAATGGATGCCGACGTGATCACCATCGAAACTTCCCGTTCACAAATGGAGCTCTTACAAGCGTTTGACGATTACCATTACCCAAATGAAATTGGGCCTGGGGTATACGATATTCATTCACCCAACACTCCGAATGCAGAATCGATCGTAAAACTCATTCGTTTGGCGGCAGAGAAAATCCCGGTAAACCGCCTATGGATCAATCCGGATTGCGGATTAAAAACCCGTCGTTGGGAGGAAGTAATACCGGCATTAACCCATATGGTCAACGCGGCAAAACAACTTCGACAAGAGCTGGCTTAG